AAGGTATTTTACCTGGTGATTTAGCAATCATTAGTACCAATCCAAAACTAAGTTTGTTTTCTGAAATTCATCGTAGCCGGCTAGTGGCTGTCAACTTAAAGCATCAATATAACACCGTCATTCGCCGCGTCCTTTGGATTACAGATGATCACTATTTCATTATCAATCCACGTGAAAGTGAAGAACCACTCGTAATAACTGGCAGTGAATTTAAAACAATCTTTACTGGGGTCGTGATTAACGTGCACCGCGCAATCAACGGCTGAGCCTGAATTTGAACGCATCAAAAAAGCGCTAAGCTTTCCTAAATTTGGAAAGCTTAGCGCTTTTGATTAATCACTCAGGCTTCTTTAGCCACTTGCAATGGTGCAATGTGATAATTGGCCATTTCTTCGGTGATTTTTTGGGTTAAAGTCGCATTATGCGTCACTAGGCTTAAGGCATAGGCCACATAATAATGGTCATGGGCCGCTTGAATATCGTTTAAAACAACTTCATTGGCCGCTTTTTGTGCATACAAGCGATCTAGCAAGTATAATGATTGACTTTCTTGTGCTTTCTTCAACGCTAAATCAATGAGCTCTAAGGCTGCTTCTGGAAAATTAATTTTAGCATATAATTGTGCAGCGGACGCATAGATTAAGATTTCATTTTGTAGATAATCATCATCACCAATGGGCAACGCTTCGGCATCCATGTTATCCAAAGTTGCCACCGCTTGCTTTACAAAAATTTCAGCTTTGTCGTAGGATTGCTTGCGTTCGTAAGCCAAGCCTGTGCCTAAAGTCGCTAAAATCGCAAACATATCATGACTTGATTTGACAAATTGATTTAATAACATTCCAAAGTTAAAAATAGCTTCATCCGCATTGTCACCTAACATCAATTGTAAGTAACCTTCATAATAATAATATTGTTTTTTATCAGTAATACTCCGTAACTGTTTCGGTCGGATTTTTGTAAAGGTCGTATTCGCCGCTTCCAAATTATCCTGCCGAATTAATAAATTAATCTTTTTAAAAGTCCGATATAATTGATCATCATTTTCAATGATGACTTCTGACAATCGAATGCCCAAACGATTACAAATTTTCATCATAATTTTCATGCTGGGAATCTTACTTTTTTTCTCAATTAAACTAATCGTGGCCTGGGTACAAATACCCTCCGCCAATTCCTTTTGCGACATGCCTTTTCGCTTCCGAAATTGCCGAACTTTCTCTCCCAATATTCTCATCTTAAACCCCTCTTTATGTCTGTTGCCTTTCAACCTAACACTAATTTGATCACCATTTAGTCCGACCCCACTCGCAACCTAAATGTCGTTAACCACCTTATCAATCCCCAATAGACCAATTCAATAATTGGACTGCCCACTTTTGATAAATTGGACAATACCAATTACGCATATTATTATATTCAGATAATACATAATACGCAAGAAATAAGAGTAATTCTTATTTAATATTAAGTTATATCATGTTTTATACCTGCATTCACTCATTAATCACCAGCAGTTCCAATTAGTTCACCAAACTTATCTACGTAAAGTTTGGTGACTCACCAGACTGTCGAAAGCGATTTAAAGTGGATAAGACCAGGATTTATTTTCGTCAAGCAACCTCACATCTCATTACCGTTTAGCGCACATCACGGCCCCTCATGCCATCATTAACTTTCTCATGCAACCCACAATTAACTATAACCAACCCATTAACCAATTAATGAGCTGATAGCCATAGTAATGTTGTGGTCGTTTTTGTAACTGCCGTAATCGACCAGGCTGATTGGTAATCAGGCCGGTTGCACCACTAACTGCCAACCGGCTTAGGGCTAGCCGGCGGTCCACCGTCCATAAATAAACGGCTTTATGTTCACGGTTAGCGGCTGTCAGTTGTTCACGGGTGACCGTCAATGCTTGTAACGAGTAAAAATCTGCCTGATTAGGCGCCAAGTTAGTTAAATAAAATGGCATGATATACCCCACCCGTAATTGCGGTGTGTGCTGTTTCAACCGCAGTACCACTTGATAATCTAACGAATGCACCGCATCGTGCCGCTGCTCGATTGTCGCCGCATAACGGTTAGCGAATGGCGTCATTAACGGTGCGACGTTGCCAACTGCCTTGATTTCAACAAGTAACGGTTGCTTCAACTGTTTCGAAGTTGCCAAATAATGATCAAAGGTACTTAATTCACCACGGTGCCCATGCTCGCGCAACGGTAACCCGGCGAGTTGATCTAACCGATAATCAGCAACTGGCCCCGGTCGCCGTGCTAAATTAGTCAAAGTGGCATCATGCATCACGACCCAATGACGATCAGCGGTCGGTTGAATGTCCATCTCGACCATCGTCGGTTGGGCCGCCTTAACCGTCCGTTTTAGCGCGCTAGTTGTATTTTGAACACCATCGGGTCCATTAACACCACGATGAGCAATTACCGCTGGTGTTGTCTTAGGTGGCGTTTGAAGCCACCAAGTTGCATAGCCCAAATTAAGGCCAACTAACACCAGCATTAAATAACGCCCAAGTCGCTGGCGCTGTGGTTGCATCGGTGCGACCAGCAGTCCCCAACTTCCGGCTAACACTAGCCAGACACCACTCTGCAACGTTGCTAAACTAACAATTGCCATCAAGCGCCCGGCAGTCACATTTAGCTGTTCAATCCCAAATGTTAAGGCTACCAGGAGGCTACTAGCTAAGATTCCCCAGCCAATCAAAGGGACCAGGCCTCGTAACAGCCGTTTGATGACTGACCACCAACTCGTCTGCCAGCCCATTGTCCACCAGGCGCGCCACGTCGTTGGCTGGCGTAATTGTTGTCGCCAACTTGGTAACCACTTAAAGGCAACCAACCATAAGCATAGCCACCCACCACCGACCCACGGTCCCCAGTCGTAACGTGTCATAAACAGGCTATTCTGTAATGGCACCGCTAACCGGATACTGGCTTGTAGTGTCGCTAAATAGCCACCCCAACCTAAAGGTAGCCAAATTAACCCTAATAAAAGTTGTAAGGCCCAAATCAACCGACGCTGTCGCCAAGACCAAGTCCGTGCCGCTGATTTTTCAGCTAACCACGGCAACCAGCAACTCAGTCCTAATAGACCAAATAAACTAATCATCCCGCCAAACTGAATACCTAAAACTTTGACACCCAGCGCAACTGCCAAGCCACCACTCCACCAAAGTGTCAGTGGCCCCTGTAACTGTTGTACGCCCCGGTTGATTACTTGCCAGCCCCGTGATCGCATGTCCCCATCTCCTTCGTTATCTTAAACTAAAGCTCTCTCAGTCTATCTTATGTGAATTTACCGCTAATTAAAAGACCCGCATCCCAATTTTCAGCAATCAAAAAGGTCCCTCAAATCACTCTGAGAGACCTAACTTGTACTAGACCATCCGACTGTATGGGTCAACGACTAGCGCTTCCGACATCAACACTTCCGTATAAATATCGTGGATAAGATCAACCGCCACCACATGTTGATGCGCCTGCTCAGCTAAAAAAGCACGTTCACTTGCAAAAGCCTGCATCATAGCCCAGCGCTGATCACGACTCTGAATAAGACTAACCGCTTCAGTCCGACTCGTCATTCTTCGCCAGCGCCGCACAAAAGCCCCCAATGGATTATTTTTTGTCTGGTCCTGCAAATCATAAATAACCGTTTTTTTTAGCTCGGGAGTTAAATTTAGCGCCTCTACCCGGGCAATTCCAACTGCCGTCATTTCGCGTCGTAAATGTGCTAATACCATCGGCTTATTCAACGCGTCGCCATCGCGTGGCAATAGCCATTTAAAGGCAATTGTGGGTACCAACATACTCACAATAATAACCACCGTCTCGACCAGAATAATCTGGTCAAATTGAGCCGTTGTCACAACGCCTGAAATCGAAAAAGTCATCGCGAGGGTAACTGCACCGTGGACACCGCCTAAAGCAAATAACCAACTTGCTTGCCAGTGCCGTTTAGTTACGAAAAGATAAGCATATCCTAGACGGCAAATGACTAATAAACCGTAAATAGCTAATCCTAGCCATAACCACCGTAACGAGACAAACATCTGCTGATATTGCGCCCGAAAGATCCGTTCAAGACTAATTCCTAAAATAACAAAGACACTACCATTTAAAATTTCTGAACCAAAATTCATTAATTCTGTGCCGAAATACATTTGGCGTGGGACCGTGAATCGACTACTATTGGCCTCTCCATTATGGATTAAACCAGCGACTACCACCGCAATAATCCCCGAAACCATTAGTTTCTCAGCAATTAAGTAAATAATAATCGGCGTTAACAAATAAATAAGCGTTTGTGATGAAACCACATTCGATTCTGTCCGGGCAAAGGCTTGTCGAAACAACATAAAGCCCAAAGCAAGTCCACCACCTACGATGACCCCACCAATCGCTGACAC
This region of Lactobacillus sp. CBA3605 genomic DNA includes:
- a CDS encoding sodium:proton antiporter, with product MALLISIFVLAITVALTNLVAQWLPKISKTYLALFAGIIIGMIPSLNQLVPNFENDVFMLLILAPLLFFEGQVTPMVKVGKGIPSILGTAFILAIASAIVATLGLSKGFAIGLPVALIMVAISTPTDATAFESVISGRKFSERLVDHLKMESLFNDATGLILLEAGVLWLKTSQLALAGNIGRLLVSAIGGVIVGGGLALGFMLFRQAFARTESNVVSSQTLIYLLTPIIIYLIAEKLMVSGIIAVVVAGLIHNGEANSSRFTVPRQMYFGTELMNFGSEILNGSVFVILGISLERIFRAQYQQMFVSLRWLWLGLAIYGLLVICRLGYAYLFVTKRHWQASWLFALGGVHGAVTLAMTFSISGVVTTAQFDQIILVETVVIIVSMLVPTIAFKWLLPRDGDALNKPMVLAHLRREMTAVGIARVEALNLTPELKKTVIYDLQDQTKNNPLGAFVRRWRRMTSRTEAVSLIQSRDQRWAMMQAFASERAFLAEQAHQHVVAVDLIHDIYTEVLMSEALVVDPYSRMV
- a CDS encoding glycerophosphodiester phosphodiesterase → MRSRGWQVINRGVQQLQGPLTLWWSGGLAVALGVKVLGIQFGGMISLFGLLGLSCWLPWLAEKSAARTWSWRQRRLIWALQLLLGLIWLPLGWGGYLATLQASIRLAVPLQNSLFMTRYDWGPWVGGGWLCLWLVAFKWLPSWRQQLRQPTTWRAWWTMGWQTSWWSVIKRLLRGLVPLIGWGILASSLLVALTFGIEQLNVTAGRLMAIVSLATLQSGVWLVLAGSWGLLVAPMQPQRQRLGRYLMLVLVGLNLGYATWWLQTPPKTTPAVIAHRGVNGPDGVQNTTSALKRTVKAAQPTMVEMDIQPTADRHWVVMHDATLTNLARRPGPVADYRLDQLAGLPLREHGHRGELSTFDHYLATSKQLKQPLLVEIKAVGNVAPLMTPFANRYAATIEQRHDAVHSLDYQVVLRLKQHTPQLRVGYIMPFYLTNLAPNQADFYSLQALTVTREQLTAANREHKAVYLWTVDRRLALSRLAVSGATGLITNQPGRLRQLQKRPQHYYGYQLINWLMGWL
- a CDS encoding helix-turn-helix transcriptional regulator, whose amino-acid sequence is MRILGEKVRQFRKRKGMSQKELAEGICTQATISLIEKKSKIPSMKIMMKICNRLGIRLSEVIIENDDQLYRTFKKINLLIRQDNLEAANTTFTKIRPKQLRSITDKKQYYYYEGYLQLMLGDNADEAIFNFGMLLNQFVKSSHDMFAILATLGTGLAYERKQSYDKAEIFVKQAVATLDNMDAEALPIGDDDYLQNEILIYASAAQLYAKINFPEAALELIDLALKKAQESQSLYLLDRLYAQKAANEVVLNDIQAAHDHYYVAYALSLVTHNATLTQKITEEMANYHIAPLQVAKEA